Part of the Prunus dulcis chromosome 8, ALMONDv2, whole genome shotgun sequence genome is shown below.
cattgatttaattgatgtgacatATAATATGGACATGTTATACCATATGATATAGAAATGTAGGGTAAACATGTGGTGAGTATAGCATTACTCATCATTAAGTTCTCAAATGATATATAATTAGTTGAATATGTGTATGCAATGGGTTTGTTAAaaacagtcccgatctcttggactctaggagtccaagagactgtggtcacccaccgttggatattaatccaattgttcaaaaaagtttcttaaaaggagtgcaagagtgagtgaaccgtttaatttacatccaacgatgagtgaccacaaatctcttggacccctatagtccaagagatcaggactgttgTTAAAAATATAAGCCGCACATCGGgaactaaattaaattaaataaactatATAATGAATAGTGCAACTACTAATATTGTTGAGGTTTTTTGGGATAAAACATCACATCTACTGAGTTTTTTAGGTGATTAAGTTGATGACAATATTGGTATGGCTAGTAGTGTGGCACTTACACGTCTCTCTAAaatttaatgtaatttttttcaactCTCCAAACTCTagtaattaagaaatttaaGAGATGGAAGACAACccactataatattttatttatatatcaaaAACCACTAAGACAGAGAACCATCTTATTCAATAACTATTGGCGAACTTAATACATCCAAAGCGGTACTTGCCCTCCTAAATTCCTTAGGCTTTTTAATGTATAGGTTTGTGTTATTGATTGTTCTCGTACCAAAACTGTTTCTGAAGATAATCAACCAATTTGTTGTCCACTTGGAAGGCCTTGGCTAAAACATCAGGGTTGATGGGATGCTTGGAGCCAAAAACTGCATTGGCTATGGTGATCACTCCTGGGTTCTGGCTGCCAAGGCCAGCAAGGGCTACAGCGTTGCCGTATCCCACGTTGAGTTGGAAGTGAATGAGACCAATTGGGAACACAAATACATCTCCCTTGTTCAACACCTTGCTGATTAGCCGATTATTATCAGCATTTGATGTGACGAATCCGACATAGAGTGTACCTTCCAAGACTACAAGAATTTCTGAGCCACGAGGGTGAGTATGAGGAGGGTTTAGGCCATTTGGTGCGAAGTCTATGCGAGCTAGGGAAATGCCAAGAGTGTTCAATCCTGCTATTTGGTCTACATTCACGGCTGTCACTGTTGAACCAACTGGATTTACTGTGCTTTTGGCAATTTGAAGcccagaaaagaagaaatcattTGCTGTAACGAACTTTGGATCCTTGCAGAATTTCCCATTCACAAACACTGCTTGTACtatgaaaacagaaaaagaaaaagaaggttaTTGTCTTTGTAGTATTAGTTGTCACATGCATTAAAACGAACAATAATGTTGTTATTTGAActacttattttttaattgtataGAGGCGGAATCACATAACTGTGAATTCACATCCATTAGAGAAGTGATTCATAAGATGATCAGAAAATATGGTACGATTAGCATGCGGATAAATAGTTGATGATGCACTCATTCAAAAACATATGATTAACAACAAAATAGTTTCATAATATTCATAAGGCATTATGAGTATCTAATGTGCAAATACTAATATTAGATAAATGAACTATATATACTATTATATACCAGCAGATGGGGGGTTATTAATTGCTACGCAGAAATCCTGCAGAGGACTGGGGTCATAGGCGGACACAAGGAAACTTGTGAATGCCAATATGGTAACAGTGCTTGTGAGGAAATGAACACCTTTCATCGCAGTTTGGCTTGCTAGGTTGTGTTGTTTTGTGTCGAAGGTAGATGAAAATCCTTTATGGGGAACTTGCGTATTTATAGATTGGAGAGAATGAAATGTTCTTGGTATTAGCTAGCTAGTATTTAGAAGCAGGTAAGGAATTGGCTGATCAAATCGTTAGTGGATGTCGACCAAAGTTGCATTACACTCCAAAATTTGATATTACTTTCCTCACCTTCCTTATCCAtagtttcaatttcttaatGTCCGCATTAATCTTCTGGGAAAGAGTCCAAGTGCTTTACTTATCTTCTTTGGTCATATGGTGTTTATGGCCATAGCTACGTCATTTTAGCCTTCTAAACTAATGAAAAAGACATGAATATAAGTGACTGGGAAATCTTAAAGAGCCCGTATATACTTCGTTTATAGTCTGTTTTAGGTTTAGCTACGTCATTTTATGGCCATAACTAGGTCAATTTAGGTTTCAATTTAACTGTATTTCTTGTATAAGTATATAGTATATGTGTAGTGTGTATGAATTTTGTATGTTATCATCCCTCTCAATATAAGAAATATCCTCCAAAACAGTTTGGTATTCTTACATACGGACTAATGTTCTTTTACTAGGTAGAGATTATCTAGCATCATAAGATACTAAcatatatttttgtatatttacATATAGTAATGCTAGGCATACCATCTCTCTAATAGTGGTGGAGCCCAACAATACAATGGGGCACACTTATATTAGAGAGGTGGTTCACAATGTGATATATAAATGTGATATAACTAGcatttttaattcaatatacATAAAAATGCAAGTGGGATATAGTAATGCATGACATCATCCCTTGGAACGGTTATCAGGAGTGCTTGAGATTAGAACCAGTTTACTTGTGAatggctatatatatatatatatatatatatatatatagaaagtTTCAATTGAGGGATccttcaaataagcttatttcaGGGATACTCTTGTAGGACCCACTTTGTATTATATTTACTAATTCAAAcagtctattttgtagatattcatttaAAGATCATCTTTACAAAATATCACTTGAattcgatatcatttgaccactcaattgaaattttgaaattttaatactttcttaaagcaccgtgtttattgattttgtaggacagaATTGGAGGTagaaacggtttccgatttgtctaattttttttcaaggatGATCTTATCAATGTAGACTAAAACAATAAATGATTTggatctttgaaaaaaaaaaattagtaggGGACCctttatttgagagatccctcaaaaaatatatataattttaaaggTGGCTAATGTCATAACATTcgacattaaaaaatttgggttgtaTTGATCTTTTATGGATTCATTAACACCTTTTTTTGTGGTCAAGATGGGTTCATTAACTCTATCAAAGAGGATGATGTATTTCACTCCGTCAGTTTGCATCAATAAAACGTTTTGGTACCTAAGACACTAAAACCAATATAAAACACTAGAATTCAAAGGAGGATGACTCATGAGAAAGCACTAGAACTCAAGAGCTATCTCAATATCAAGAACAGATGATAAGTGCGTTAATTACTTTCCTTCTATCCCAATGTAATCTTGTATATACGATCGAGAAGAAAAATAACGTACAGAAAATTTCCCAAACACCATGTGTCTTACAGAAGTATTGAGAGAGTTGTTGAGCTACTCTGGCAAGAGACATCAACGAAATCTCTGCTTTGGTGGTGTCTCTAAGTTGAAATTAGGGTTTACTTGCTTCCTACTTTATGGATCGTGTAAACAAGCTCAGCTGATGAATATCTACCCGTTGACTTGACCTGAAAGCTGCTTTCATGCTCATGCGTACATTACCCCCTTTCCTTTTTGTCAAACAAATAACGAATGAAAAGTTGCCCATTTCTAATGGCCACTGCTAAGATTGTCGTAGGAGGCATAATTAGGATTTTTCATAAGAACTTGGACAAGAACTTCatgttgttttcttcaattattaacTCTTCATAAACAATTTTAATTAGTGCTTTGGCTTTTATGTATATGGCGGTATAATGTAGCACTAATCAGAtgatcctttttttatttttttatttatttattaccaAACATACCTTTGTTTGTCTTTGGAGAAATTTCTGAATGAACATCATAGCTACNNNNNNNNNNaaagatcgtgaagaaagactttgcgcgacgaaaaagtATTGGTCGCgtaaagttttgcgcgacgaaagacattggtcgcgcaaaggtttgcgtgacgaaaaatattcgttgcgcaaagttttgcgcgacgaaatacattggtcgcgcaaagtctcaaaaaaatttataaaaaataaaaaattcccgtgttccatttttggtacccgcccacatttttagagttttgcgcgacgaatactaacgtcgcgcaaatatttgcgcgacgaaatattgtttgtgttttaaatttttttaattaaaataaaataatttaatagtttgcgctacaaaatattttgtcgcgcaaggtttttgactttttgttttattatttctttaatattaatttattcaaatttttactttttaaatataatttaattgtatgattttttttaaatcactttaatttaaattgatattaatttaattatattaattttttcaaatttttactttttaaatttaatttaattgtaagatttttcttaattactttaatttaaattgacatattcaaaataaaattacatatgaaaaatagtgatcaaattatcaaataaatatttatatatatataatattcaaaatgtacacatgaattaacaaagtacaataataaaatcctaatacaagcatattgtggtggttgtggtggataatatgttttgatagcttcctaatcctcaactttagccatcaaagtctcgatgattacctacaaaaaaacaaatatggtcaaataacaacaacaaaaaaaaaaaaatgcataatctcccctaaaattgttataccacaaatccaacccaaactccaatctctcccctttactcaaccccaaaccccacacaaactcaaaactaactccaaaaacacatattaatgaaaaaaatttaaaatttggagagaatataccttttggcaagattgagattgagtgagaatgagagggagaagtgagagaattagataagatagtgatagagagatgagagagtgagagatagtgaaaagatagatgagagagtgagtgtgagtgagagatagtgaagagagagatgagagattaagtgagaggagtgagtgtgagagaaagggtgggatttggggagagggaaagagagaggagaggtaagagtagagaaagaaattgagaaaatggtggaggaggtatttcggtttttaaaaaccgtatcactttgcgcgacgaaaatatggttggtcgcgcaaagttttgcgcgacgaaacatattggtctcgcaaagttttgcgcgacgaatatagtaatattggtcgcgcaaagtctaaaaaaattattttttaaaaaaaaaaattcccgcatcacatttttggtacccgccaaaatttttaaatttttgtgcgacgaaaaatacatattggtcgcacaaagtctaaaacaattatataaaaaaattcccgcgtcccatttttggtacccgcccaaattattgcgcgacgaaaaatatatattggtcgcgcaaagtctaaaaaattattttttaaaaaaaaaattcccgcatcacatttttggtacccgccaaaatttttaaatttttgtgcgacgaaaaaaacatattggtcgcgcaaagtctaaaacaattatatataaaaaatcccgcgtcccatttttggtacctgcccaaatttttgcgcgacgaaaaatatatattggtcgcgcaaagttttgcgcgacgaaacatattggtctcgcaaagttttgcgcgacgaatataggaatattggtcgcgcaaagtctaaaaaaattattttttaaaaaaaaaattcccgcatcccatttttggtacccgccaaaatctttaaatttttgtgcgacgaaaaatacatattggtcgcgcaaagtctaaaacaattatataaaaaaattcccgcgtcccattttttggtacccgcccaaatttttgcgagacaaaaaatattggtcgcgcaaagtcttaagtttttttttttttaattttaaaaacccgcgtcccatttttggtactcgcccaaattttttgagttttgcacgacgaactgttagtcgcgcaaacttttgagagacgaaaaattggttcgtagcacaatatttataaaaataattgttatgaataataaaaaataaaaatattttattttatgatttaaaatataattaaggtgaaagctacttaataaatgtataaactattcaatttcttaagtgttatatgtacaaaataaataaatttaaagctacttaataaataaatatatatacacacacacacacttcaacgatctaaccataagacttgtttgtatatacttcaagatcgtataccccaaaaatcacaaaaaataaacattcagagatctagtaacgggacaaaacttttcgatagttataaatgaaaaatcatgatttaacggttattttaactccgattttgatgatttttttacagctacactccttgaccctatatgaatacaatgactgaatttgatcttcaatttaaaacatttacactagtggataccacaaaatcttatgttatatttaacgaaaatataaataaactcttaattgttagtgaatatattgttttgatggcatatgcattctacgaaactagtttcaacgatccaaccgtcaaacttgtttttttatacttcgagatcatatacgccaaaaatcgaaaaaaataaacattcattgatcaagtaacgggacaaaacttttcgatggttataaatgaaaaatcatgatttaatggttattttaactccgattttgatgatttttttacagctacactccttgaccctatatgaatacaatgactgaatttgatcttcaatttaaaatatttacactagtgaataccacaaaatcttatgttatatttaacgaaagtataaataaactcttaattgttagtgaatatattgttttgatggcatatgcattcaaaaaaactagtttcaacgatccaaccatcaaacttgtttgtttatacttcgagatcatatagccagaaatcgaaaaaaataaacattcagagatcaagtaagggataaaacttttcgacggttataatgaaaaatcaagatttaacggttattttaactccgattttgatgatttttttactgctacactccttgacccgatatgaatacaatgaaataattcgatcgtcaatttaaaatatatattttctaacaaaaacccaatccgaacaacaagaatatatttttctaataaaaatccgattcgatctaaaataataaatttaaagttacttaataaatatatataccgtttaatttcttaagtgttatgcatacaaaataaaaaacaaaaataaattggtttatgtgacaaaatgtttggattacgtcatggaaaaattttttaaaaatatttttttattttatttatttttataaggactttgcgcgacgaagtttacttttcgtcgcgcaaagtcactttgagggacgaattatttttcgtcgcccaaagtcacttcgcgtgagcgacgaattatttttcgtcgcgcaaaattggtcgcgcaagactttgagcgacgatgtattatcgtcgcgcaaaagtttgtcgcgcgaagtg
Proteins encoded:
- the LOC117636956 gene encoding germin-like protein subfamily 1 member 7; this translates as MKGVHFLTSTVTILAFTSFLVSAYDPSPLQDFCVAINNPPSAVQAVFVNGKFCKDPKFVTANDFFFSGLQIAKSTVNPVGSTVTAVNVDQIAGLNTLGISLARIDFAPNGLNPPHTHPRGSEILVVLEGTLYVGFVTSNADNNRLISKVLNKGDVFVFPIGLIHFQLNVGYGNAVALAGLGSQNPGVITIANAVFGSKHPINPDVLAKAFQVDNKLVDYLQKQFWYENNQ